The Coriobacteriia bacterium sequence TGGCCGACAGGGCGCTCTCAGGTCCAGCTCGGCGAGGCGAGATCGGCGTGTGCGGCTTGGGCAAGATGGGCGCAGGCTTGGCGCTGAACCTCGTCGATCACGGCTGGCGCGTGGTGGGGTGGAATCGCCATCACGAGCTTGCCGAGAAGCTCGCCGGGCAGGGCTTGGAGCCGGCCGGCTCGCTGCGTGAGCTGGTGGCCGCACTTGCCCCCCCACGCACGGTGTGGCTGATGGTGCCCGCCGGCGCGCCCGTCGACGACGTGCTCTTCGCCGCCGACAACGGGCTTGCGCACTTCCTGGCACCGGGCGACACCGTCATCGACGGCGGCAACTCGCTCTTCCGCGACGCCGCACCACGAGCCGCGCGCCTCGCCGAGCTAGGGATTCACTACCTCGACTGTGGGACGAGCGGCGGCCCGGCTGGTGCGCGCAACGGCGCATGCCTGATGATCGGCGGCTCGCGCGAGACTTTCGAGCACGCCGAGCCGATGTTCACCGATGTCGCGCTCCCCGACGGCTACAGCTTCTTCCCCGGCCACGGCGCGGGCCACTTCGTGAAGATGGTTCACAACGGCATCGAGTACGGAATGATGCAGTCCATCGCCGAGGGCTTCCAGCTGATGCATGCCTCGGAGTTCGACTTGGACCTCGAGGAGGTCTCGGCGGTCTACCAACATGGCAGCGTCATCGAGTCGCGCCTTGTCGGGTGGCTCGGCGAAGCCTATGCCGAGCTGGGCAGCGATCTCGAGGGTGTGAGCGGGGTCGTCGGGCACACGGGCGAGGGGGAGTGGACGATCAACGCCGCACGCGACATGGGTCTCGAGGCGCCGGTGATCGCCGACTCACTGAAGTTCCGCGTCGACTCGGAGGGCCATCCCACGTACGCGGGGCAGGTGCTGACCGCGCTGCGGAATGCTTTTGGGGGTCACGGCTTGGGACCTGGCGGTGGGCCGCGCCGGTAGGACTGTCCAGCGGGCGGAGTCGTGACGTGGCCCTCGGCGAACACTCCGCAGGGGTGTTCGCCGGCTCAGCCGGTGGACACGCCGAGGACGTTCGCAGAGGGCTCCGTGCGCTGGTTACGGTTTCGGGCGCATTCTTCCGGTCATGCCCCAGTAGGCCATCTTGGCACCACCGGAGATGAGTTGCGGCAGACGGAGCATCGGGTACACCTTACCGGTCGTGGCTCCGGGCTCGGCGGCTAGCAGCTGGGCGCAGCGCTCACCTACTTCGGCGACTGGCGTCCCGAAGGCCTCCAGCGCGAAGCGGACGTTATGGCGGGTGGCTTCCAGCCGCGGGCTTACGGGCATGTCGTCGCGGTAGAAGTCCGTGTCGACCATGCCCGGTACGAAGGCGTTGACCGAGACGTTGCGATGCTCCTTGTTCTCGGCAGCGAGGGAGCGGGTGAGCGACGCTACGGCCGCTTTGCTGGCGCCGTAGGCTGTTGTGTATGGCGTCGCGTCGCCCTTCCAGCCTCGGCCGCACAGGTTCATCAGGTAGCCGCCGTGCTCGCGAAAGTAGGGGAGCAGCAGCTTGGCTCCGTACAGGACGCCGAGCACGTTGACGGTGATGAGGTCGTGGAGCTCCTCGGCGGCCTCGTCGTCGAGGAAGCGGTAGCCGTTGCTTACGCCGGCATTGCTGACCCAAGCGTCGATGCGCCCGTGCTCGGCCAGTGCGTGGTCGCGCAGCGCCTCGAGCTCCTCGTAGTGGCCGGCGTTGGCGGCCAGGCCGCTCGCGGCGGTGCCAGCCGCGCGCAGGTCCGCGACCGTGGCGGTGACTGCCTCGGGTGTCCGCGAGCTCACCACGACGGTCGCGCTCGCCCGACCGCACGCCTCGGCGATTGCACGGCCGATGCCGCGCGTCGAGCCGGTCACGACAACGACCTTGCTGGCGAGGCTCATGCGCCCTCCTCGGCGGACAGGAAGCTCAGCACTGCGGTGATCGCCTCGTGGGGTGTGCGGGCGTCAACGAGCTGCCCACGCTCGTATTGCGGCCCGAACGGCACGCCCAGCGGGAAGCCGAGCAAGACGACGGGCCGGCCGGCCTTGAGCGCGAGCGCGATCTCGGAGACGGTGCCCGGTCCGCCCGGCAGTGCCACGACCACGCGGCTCGAGAGCACGTTGATTACGTTGCGACCGTCGCCCATGTCAGTGACGATGGCGACATCGACGTGGGGTGCGACGTTAGCGGCGGTATCTCCCGGCAGGATGCCGATCACCAGCCCTCCGGCTTCGTTCGCGCCATGCGAGGCCTCGGCCATCACTCCCGCGTTACGGCCGCCGGTAAGCAGCACGAACTCCTGCTCGGCGATGAGCCTGCCGATCTCGCGAGCGTTGTGAAGGACGCTCTCGTCTACGAACGCTCCACCCATGACGCCGATGACCGTGCGCATGGCCGCCACCTCCTAGCGGTCATGGTACGACAGCTGGCCGCCGAGAGCGCGTCTGGGGACAGACCGATTCGCGACCACGGCAGTAGGGAGGCTGCGGACGTTGCCCGGCCGCTAGTGGAAGAGCGAGACCGCGCAGTAGACGAGCAGTGCGCCCATCACCCAGCCCACGGCGGTGTGGTTTCTGGCCATGAAGCGCTCGAAGACGCTCCCGAACAGCGCCCAGAGGCTGGTCGATACAAGGGCCAGGAGCGCCAGCGCTGCGGCGAAGGCGACGAAGGCCGGCACCGAGTGGTAGTAGGGGACGAGGAACGTCGATGCCACCGTGATGCCGAAGAGGATGGCCTTGGGATTGAGGAACTGCAGCAGCACCCCCGAAACGAAGGTGTTCTGGCCCGCGCTGGACTCGTCGTGGGGCTTGCTGGTCACGGTCTTGTACGCGAGCCACAGGATGTAGGCCGCGCCAATCACGGTCATGACGGGCTTGATTGTCGGGATCGCCCTGAAAAGCGCCACCGTAAACACGATGCTTACTCCGATGACCAGGAAGAACCCCGCGCACACGCCCGTGGTAAACCGCATGCTGCGCCTGAACCCGAAGCGGCTCGCGTTCGACATCGACATGATGTTGTTGGGGCCAGGCGTGAAGGTGGTCACCACCACGTAC is a genomic window containing:
- a CDS encoding LOG family protein, which translates into the protein MRTVIGVMGGAFVDESVLHNAREIGRLIAEQEFVLLTGGRNAGVMAEASHGANEAGGLVIGILPGDTAANVAPHVDVAIVTDMGDGRNVINVLSSRVVVALPGGPGTVSEIALALKAGRPVVLLGFPLGVPFGPQYERGQLVDARTPHEAITAVLSFLSAEEGA
- a CDS encoding SDR family NAD(P)-dependent oxidoreductase; the encoded protein is MSLASKVVVVTGSTRGIGRAIAEACGRASATVVVSSRTPEAVTATVADLRAAGTAASGLAANAGHYEELEALRDHALAEHGRIDAWVSNAGVSNGYRFLDDEAAEELHDLITVNVLGVLYGAKLLLPYFREHGGYLMNLCGRGWKGDATPYTTAYGASKAAVASLTRSLAAENKEHRNVSVNAFVPGMVDTDFYRDDMPVSPRLEATRHNVRFALEAFGTPVAEVGERCAQLLAAEPGATTGKVYPMLRLPQLISGGAKMAYWGMTGRMRPKP
- a CDS encoding LysE family transporter, producing MPNVFAFLSYVVVTTFTPGPNNIMSMSNASRFGFRRSMRFTTGVCAGFFLVIGVSIVFTVALFRAIPTIKPVMTVIGAAYILWLAYKTVTSKPHDESSAGQNTFVSGVLLQFLNPKAILFGITVASTFLVPYYHSVPAFVAFAAALALLALVSTSLWALFGSVFERFMARNHTAVGWVMGALLVYCAVSLFH